The following is a genomic window from Pedobacter sp. KBS0701.
GACCTATTTAGGCGCTACCGTAATCGATTGGATAATAGTCCGCTTCTTTTTATCGACTGTTTTTATCGCTTTAAATACGAAATAAATATCATGATTTTTTCCGTCCGAAATCATATTGACAGGCACACTTTTTCTAAAAGTAGATTTCCCGATCATAATGCCTTTACTATCGTCCAATCTGATTTCGATTTCGCCATCCGATCCAGAATCAAGGTTCAGGAAAGAAAATTCAAATCCAGAAATACCGGTTAAATCAACATTTTTAACGGCTATCCAGCCGTTATCACTGGTGAGAATGAGTTTCTCCCCGCCATAAATATCTTTACGCTCAAAGCCTCCAAAATCGTTAATGTCGTCTGCATTAATTACATTACTTCTCAGGTTGATCACTTTTGTTGTGGTTAACGTTTTTTTTAATGCTGTACCTCCTGCGTCTGTATAAGTTGCCTTTAGTGTTAAAACTGATTTCTTCTTATCAGTAGCAGCTGTTGGAATGATTTTGCCTGCAGTTGGAAGTGATGCTTTAACCGCTTCTTTATTACCTAAAGTCATAATCCACTCCGTAATTTTTTTAACTTCAGCTTCTTTCATCGCGGTGTGTGCAGGCATTGGTACTTCTCCCCACACGCCATGGCTACCGCCAATCACCTTTGAAGCCAGGTAATCAACCGCTTTAGGGTCGTTTTTATATTTTGCTGCAATTTTATCAAAAGCCGGCCCAATAGAAACTGCCGATTCTTTATGGCAGGTGCTACAATCAGATTTCAACATCAGTGCTTTACCAATGATGGTTTGTGCTGCCTGCTGATGACCCAATTGTGCGCCAGCCAAATCGGTTCCTTCTGTATAAGTATTTGAAATATATATGCGGTTATTGTTCACTTTAGCACCTTTATCGCTTACTAAAACTTTATAATCAACTGGTTTATTGGGAAAGTAAAAGCTCTTGTTTCCAGCTAAGTCTATAGTTACAGTTGGGTGTTCGTTCCCTGCATATACCGGTATCACCTGGCTTTTTGCCGAAGCTTTATTATTGTCTATTACGGTGACACTTACCGGATATTCGCCTGCTTTAGCGAAAGTATACTGTAGCGTTGGCCTGGTGGTGGTTTTGGTAATGCCTTTTCCCAGGTTCCATATATAGGTTAAAGGATCTCCATCAGGATCTTTAGCGGTAACTGTTGCCGTCATTTTATAAGGCAATAAACCACTCGTTTTCGCAATGTTCAGGCTTTCAACCAAGGGTGGGCGGTTACCTTTCATGTAGTCTATTCTGGTAATTGCAGCATCAGGGTTTTTGGTGAACCAGCCTTTACCGTACTCCAGGATATACAATTTTCCATCGGGACCCAATTCCATGTCAATAGGTGCTGCTAAAGAAACATTAGACATAAAGGGCTCCATGCTTACATAATCACCTTGTGCATTCATGGTTACCGCTTTAACCCAACCACGTACCCATTCATAAATAATCAGCTTCCCGTTATAATAAGCTGGGTAAGGTGAATTTGCTGAGGCATAGTACACCGGACCGGCCATTGCTGTTCGGCCACCTGCACCAACCTGTGGGAATTCTTTCGATTCTCCGTAAGGATACCAGATATAAGCAGGTTGTGCCGGCGGCAGTTGCTCTAAACCGGTGTTGTTTGGCGAATTATTGATCGGTTTTGCCGGATCAAATGCATTTCCATTTGCGCCATTGGTATAATCGTAAGCTTTATAAGGATAATTATTGCCAATAAATAAGGGCCAGCCAAAATTACCTGCTTTACGGGCCTGATTTACTTCGTCATAACCTCTGGGACCTCTCAAATCGTCATCGTCCGGTGCATCAGGTCCAACCTCGCCCCAGTATAAGAAGTTGGTTTTTTGATCTACAGAAATGCGGTAAGGGTTTCTGTTACCCATTATATAAATTTCAGGTTTGGTTTTCGGATTGTCTTTAGGGAAAAGGTTACCGTCCGGGATACTGTAAGTCCCATCTTCATTTACCTTGATTCTAAGTATTTTTCCCCTCAAATCGTTCGTATTACCAGCGGATCTCCTGGAGTCGTATTGTTCAAATCCCTTTCTATTGTCGAGCGGGGCATAGCCTTTGTTTACATATTGCTGTTTTGGAGCATCAAATGGGGTAGAGTTATCACCTGTTGATACATATAGCAGGTTATCTGATCCAAAAGCAATAGATCCTCCGGTGTGACAGCATATTTCGCGCTGAGAATAGAATTCCAGCACAATTTTTTCCGATTCTTTTACAATCTGATCGTTAACCAATTTAAATCTGGATAACCGGTTGACAGATTTATCAAATGGACTGTAAAAAAGATAGATGTATTTATTTACAGCAAATTTTGGATCTGCGGCCATACCCAATAAACCTTCTTCTGCATTTACATTAGGGGTGCTGGTTTTAAAATAAACATCTAGTTTACCCGCTTCTTTAATTTTTTTAGTCTGATTTTTATAAATCAATACCTCACCCCTGCGTTGGGCAACTAAAATATCCAGGTTTGGAAGTATCGTCATTTCAGTAGGTTCTGTAAATTCTCCTTGTGCAAGGGTAACCTTCACAAAGCGGTCCTGGTCTGGTGTGTCTATTTTATGTTTTGGAAAAAAATCGAAAGTTTTGCTTTCGTACACGTTTTTGTTCAATGTTGTTGCCGATATAAATACAAATGCAATGGCAGATAACAGAAGGGTAAAGGTTGTTTTCATTTATTTGGTTGAATGATTTTTAATAAATATAGGATATACTTTTATAGCCTTAAGTATTGTATCAAAATTTATGCGAAAAATAGCGGAATATATATTCGTTATCGATTGGTAAAATCATGAAATGATGGCTATTACAATGCTTGCTTAAAATTAGCCATCATACTAAAAATCAGGTCATATCATCAAAATATTATTCCTCAAAATCTGTATGGTTAGGTTCATGTTTAAAATCGTACAACCATAAGTTGTTTTTAATGCTATTTTTTTGTCAGTTTATTGTCATTGTCATTTTAATCTGTAACTTACCAAAATGGGCGATAAAGTAAATTTGATTCTTGGGATAGTTTCCCTTTTAGGTGGTTTTAGCGTTTTCTTTGTAATTTTTAGCGAAAAAAAGGGTTAGTTCAATTTTTAAATACTTTTTCAATGAGAAACTTCTTTCCATGAAGGTTTATTTTGATGATTAGCTATAATTGAGCATTCAAGTGAAGACTGGATTTATTGTCTGGTATTCTATTAATCCTTTTATTATTTAGGATAGTTGGACTATGCACTTATAAACGTAAACCAACAACCTGTTGTATGCCAATCGGGTCTTCGATACCGGTAAGACATTGCTTGTTGTATCGGTTTTTAAATTCAACTCTTGATTATTAGTGCTAACCATTGCTTGGTCTATTGATCTGTTATAGAAATTTAATTAATCGCTAAACTTTTTTTGTTTTTTGTATGTTTATTGAGTAAAATCTAAATAAAAATGCAAGGAACAGTAAAATTTTATAATGAATCTAAAGGTTTTGGTTTCATTATAACAGAAAACGGAGAAGAAATTTTTGTTCACGCTACAGGCTTAACTGATAAAATAAATCAGAATGATCGGGTGGCATTTGAGGTTGCTCAAGGTAAAAAAGGTCCTAGTGCGGTTAATGTGAAATTGATTTAATATTCCGATGAGATTAGGTACAGTAAAATTTTATAATCAAAAAGAAGGCGTTGGCAGTATTACACCATCAAATGGCGGAAGAGAGCTAAGTGTTTTTGCTCATGGTGTAGTCGATCCAATAAAATCCAATAATATTGTTCAGTTTGATATTGAATTTACGTCAAATGGTATTGAGGCCACTAAGGTAATTGTGCTATCTGCATAGATCAGTATTCTCGAATATCTTTTTATCCTATTATCATTTAATTATGTAAGCAAAAGAATGATGCTGATTTAACGATTCAATTCTTTAATCTGTATTACAGAAAGCATTTATCATTATAATAATTTATTTTAGCAGCTTGTAAGCAAATCAGATGAATTTGATCTTACAAATTGTTTATCCTTAAATTTTTATGATACAGCTAGAGCCTATCAAAGGTTTTTTTCGAAGAGAACGTGCGTTGCAGGCAATCTACCCCATGCGCATGTTGATTGTACGCGATGGAAATGGCTTTTTATGCATGAATTCTGGCGATTACACTTTGTTAA
Proteins encoded in this region:
- a CDS encoding PQQ-dependent sugar dehydrogenase, whose amino-acid sequence is MKTTFTLLLSAIAFVFISATTLNKNVYESKTFDFFPKHKIDTPDQDRFVKVTLAQGEFTEPTEMTILPNLDILVAQRRGEVLIYKNQTKKIKEAGKLDVYFKTSTPNVNAEEGLLGMAADPKFAVNKYIYLFYSPFDKSVNRLSRFKLVNDQIVKESEKIVLEFYSQREICCHTGGSIAFGSDNLLYVSTGDNSTPFDAPKQQYVNKGYAPLDNRKGFEQYDSRRSAGNTNDLRGKILRIKVNEDGTYSIPDGNLFPKDNPKTKPEIYIMGNRNPYRISVDQKTNFLYWGEVGPDAPDDDDLRGPRGYDEVNQARKAGNFGWPLFIGNNYPYKAYDYTNGANGNAFDPAKPINNSPNNTGLEQLPPAQPAYIWYPYGESKEFPQVGAGGRTAMAGPVYYASANSPYPAYYNGKLIIYEWVRGWVKAVTMNAQGDYVSMEPFMSNVSLAAPIDMELGPDGKLYILEYGKGWFTKNPDAAITRIDYMKGNRPPLVESLNIAKTSGLLPYKMTATVTAKDPDGDPLTYIWNLGKGITKTTTRPTLQYTFAKAGEYPVSVTVIDNNKASAKSQVIPVYAGNEHPTVTIDLAGNKSFYFPNKPVDYKVLVSDKGAKVNNNRIYISNTYTEGTDLAGAQLGHQQAAQTIIGKALMLKSDCSTCHKESAVSIGPAFDKIAAKYKNDPKAVDYLASKVIGGSHGVWGEVPMPAHTAMKEAEVKKITEWIMTLGNKEAVKASLPTAGKIIPTAATDKKKSVLTLKATYTDAGGTALKKTLTTTKVINLRSNVINADDINDFGGFERKDIYGGEKLILTSDNGWIAVKNVDLTGISGFEFSFLNLDSGSDGEIEIRLDDSKGIMIGKSTFRKSVPVNMISDGKNHDIYFVFKAIKTVDKKKRTIIQSITVAPK
- a CDS encoding cold-shock protein, whose product is MQGTVKFYNESKGFGFIITENGEEIFVHATGLTDKINQNDRVAFEVAQGKKGPSAVNVKLI
- a CDS encoding cold-shock protein, producing MRLGTVKFYNQKEGVGSITPSNGGRELSVFAHGVVDPIKSNNIVQFDIEFTSNGIEATKVIVLSA